GATGCGAAGATGCGCAATCAGATATTCTTCCAAAAACTTGGGATATAGTGGTTCCTAAATTCAAGCAATCAGGGCATCGCCCAGTGTCTTTTCAATGTCTACGCCTGAGAGCTTATGGAACACTTCGTAGGGCGTTTTATAATCCAGACATTTTCTCGCTGGTCTACTGTTGAGTTTATGTACGGCGTTGAAGACTTGCTGGTTGGTTACACCCGATAATGATGCTGTTGCTTTAGGGAAGTATTGACGTATTAATCCGTTGGCGTTCACCGCTCGTTGAGTGGTAAGGCATTGCCTATTAAATGAGGTCACAGGCTAACATTGCCGTTGATTTACCTCTTTGCCACCTTTCTGAAAACCCATTTTTCAAATTCCACCAGCAGGAACACGCCGAGGCCGATAGCGAACGGTATCAACCAGTGCTGCAACTTTAGGGGCGCTGAGTTGAAGAGCGTGTGCATAAAGGGGGCATACACGAAAACGAGTTGGAGTCCGAGTAAGATAACCACGCTGATCCACGCTGCACGATTCGCAAAAAGGCGTTGGAGCGTCATGCTCGATTCCCGCAGGAAGCGGCTATTGAAAAGATAGAATATTTGCCCGAAAACCAGTGTGTTGACGGCCAACGTCCTGGCGAGTTCTATCGGCATGCCACTGTGTTTTTCGAAAACAAAGACACTGAAGGTTGCTCCTGCAATCAGGGATGAGACAAATGCTATGCGCCACAGAAATACTCCATCTAAAATTGAAGCGCCAGGCTTGCGCGGTGGACGCTGCATTACATCGGGTTCGGACGGCTCAAATGCCAGTGCGAGGGCGAGCGTGACTGCTGTAACCATATTTACCCACAGTATTTGCACTGGAGTGAGGGGTAAAAGGAAGCCAAACGCTACTGCTGCGAGAATGACCAGTCCTTCGGCGCCATTCGTTGGCAAAATAAAGAGGATTGCTTTGCGTAGGTTGTCATATGTGGTGCGACCTTCTTCTACTGCTCGCTCGATAGAAGCAAAATTATCGTCTGCTAAAACGATTTTAGCGGATTCTTTCGTCGCTTCTGTTCCCTTAATCCCCATTGCAATGCCAACATCGGCACGCTTGAGGGCAGGCGCATCGTTCACCCCATCGCCGGTCATCGCGACAACGTCCCCGTTGGCTTGCAGCGCCATGACCAGTCGGAGCTTATGTTCGGGGCTGGTTCGGGCAAAGATAACATTTTGCCGCACCAGTGCTTGCAGTTCACTCTCGGATGCCATTTCCAGCTCGCTGCCAGTGATGGCATATTTCCCATCGCCAATCCCCATTTCGCGACCAATTGCCTTGGCCGTTCCGGCGTGGTCACCTGTGATCATGATGACGCGAATTCCCGCACGATGACATGCGGCAATGGATTCAATCGCTTCAGGACGTGGCGGGTCGATAATCCCCACAATGCCCAGAAAAATCATATCGTTTTCAATGTCGTGTCGTGTAAGTGTCTGCGTTTCGCTTGCCACCGTGCGATGTGCTGCTGCTAGCACGCGCAACCCTTGATTACTGAGGATATTGATCTGTTCTTCCCAATAGGGGCGGTCAATCGGGGCAGTCGAGTGGTCGGCGCACTGCTGGAGTGAACAGCGACCCAGCAATCTATCTGGCGCTCCTTTGAGTAAAATCTTTTTATGGCCATGAGAAAACTCATTGAGTGTCGCCATAAATTTGTTTTCCGATTCAAATGGGATAATATCAATGCGTGTCACACCTGCTGAGTTAAACGCCGCTTTCATACCGAGCGTGCGCAGCGAACCTTCGGTTGGTTCCCCAACCAACTCCCAGCGCCCATTCTCTTCGTGCAAGGTTGTATCGTTGCAGATATCCATCACTTCGATCAGCGCATGCAGATCGTATGCATGATCGAGCGCAACGGTGTGGCCGTTACGAGTAATGTCGCCGTCAGGGTTATATCCTGTCCCCGAAATGGTATAGGTATGATCCGCTGTCGTGACATGGCGCACGGTCATTTCATTGCAGGTGAGTGTGCCGGTTTTATCGGAACAAATAACGGTGACGGAACCGAGCGTTTCAACGGCATTCAGTTTCCGCGTAATCGCGTTGCGGCGTGCCATGCGTTGAACACCAAGCGCGAGGGTAATGGTCAAAATGGCGGGTAAACCTTCTGGGATAGCAGCCACGGTAAATCCAATAGCGGCTAAGAGAATGTCTCCGAGGGGATAGCTATGAAAGAACCAACCCGCAAAACCCATCAGGAATGCCATGCCAACGATTGCGACCGACAGCACTTTGCCGAATTGCTTCATTTGCTTTGTCAGCGGAGTTTCCAGCGTTTCAACTTCGGCGATCAGTGTGCTGATATGGCCGATTTGGGTGGCGGCTCCCGTCGCACTCACCACGCCGAGTCCGCGCCCTGCGACAACGAGAGTTCCCGAAAAAGCCATGCCGTGACGGTCGCCAATACCACTTTCCGGTGCGGCGACATGAGTCGTTTTGTCGGATGGTACGGATTCGCCAGTGAGCGCCGACTCCTCTATCGCAAGATTAACGGCGTCGAGCAGTCGCATATCGGCAGGAACGCGGTCGCCGGAACGGAGTCGGACAATGTCGCCTGGGACTAATTCAGCTGCGTCAATTTCATCCCATGCGCCATCACGTAAGACATGCGCTTTGAGGGAGAGCATGTTGCGTATCCCTTCCAATGCCTCTTCTGCTTTCCCTTCTTGAATAAAGCCAATAATCGCATTGATAACAACTACTCCCAGAATAACGCCTGTGTCAATCCAATGTCCCATCAGTGCGGTAATC
This sequence is a window from Chrysiogenes arsenatis DSM 11915. Protein-coding genes within it:
- a CDS encoding cation-transporting P-type ATPase encodes the protein MTHNPFHIENPHAREAHDVITSLQSSRTGLQSDEAAARLATVGPNRLPSPPKEGLFKRFFKHFHDVLIYILLLATLITALMGHWIDTGVILGVVVINAIIGFIQEGKAEEALEGIRNMLSLKAHVLRDGAWDEIDAAELVPGDIVRLRSGDRVPADMRLLDAVNLAIEESALTGESVPSDKTTHVAAPESGIGDRHGMAFSGTLVVAGRGLGVVSATGAATQIGHISTLIAEVETLETPLTKQMKQFGKVLSVAIVGMAFLMGFAGWFFHSYPLGDILLAAIGFTVAAIPEGLPAILTITLALGVQRMARRNAITRKLNAVETLGSVTVICSDKTGTLTCNEMTVRHVTTADHTYTISGTGYNPDGDITRNGHTVALDHAYDLHALIEVMDICNDTTLHEENGRWELVGEPTEGSLRTLGMKAAFNSAGVTRIDIIPFESENKFMATLNEFSHGHKKILLKGAPDRLLGRCSLQQCADHSTAPIDRPYWEEQINILSNQGLRVLAAAHRTVASETQTLTRHDIENDMIFLGIVGIIDPPRPEAIESIAACHRAGIRVIMITGDHAGTAKAIGREMGIGDGKYAITGSELEMASESELQALVRQNVIFARTSPEHKLRLVMALQANGDVVAMTGDGVNDAPALKRADVGIAMGIKGTEATKESAKIVLADDNFASIERAVEEGRTTYDNLRKAILFILPTNGAEGLVILAAVAFGFLLPLTPVQILWVNMVTAVTLALALAFEPSEPDVMQRPPRKPGASILDGVFLWRIAFVSSLIAGATFSVFVFEKHSGMPIELARTLAVNTLVFGQIFYLFNSRFLRESSMTLQRLFANRAAWISVVILLGLQLVFVYAPFMHTLFNSAPLKLQHWLIPFAIGLGVFLLVEFEKWVFRKVAKR